One Vitis riparia cultivar Riparia Gloire de Montpellier isolate 1030 chromosome 4, EGFV_Vit.rip_1.0, whole genome shotgun sequence genomic window carries:
- the LOC117912970 gene encoding isocitrate dehydrogenase [NAD] regulatory subunit 1, mitochondrial-like, with amino-acid sequence MAPRTLPILKQLLSKSSSYNTNFIGSRFAPKRSVTYMPRPGDGAPRPVTLIPGDGIGPLVTGAVEQVMDAMHAPVYFERYEVHGDMKKVPEEVLVSIRKNKVCLKGGLATPMGGGVSSLNVQLRKELDLYASLVNCFNLPGLPTRHQNVDIVVIRENTEGEYSGLEHEVVPGVVESLKVITKFCSERIAKYAFEYAYLNNRKKVTAVHKANIMKLADGLFLESCREVATKYPGIKYSEIIVDNCCMQLVSKPEQFDVMVTPNLYGNLVANTAAGIAGGTGVMPGGNVGANHAVFEQGASAGNVGHQKLVEQKKANPVALLLSSAMMLRHLQFPSFADRLETAVKRVISEGKYRTKDLGGDSSTQEIVDAVIATLD; translated from the exons ATGGCTCCAAGAACCCTACCGATTCTGAAGCAACTCCTATCGAAATCATCTTCCTATAACACTAACTTCATTGGGTCCAGATTTGCCCCGAAGAGATCCGTCACGTACATGCCCCGCCCCGGGGATGGGGCTCCCAGGCCAGTAACCCTAATTCCCGGGGACGGAATCGGGCCTTTGGTGACCGGCGCCGTCGAGCAGGTGATGGACGCGATGCACGCGCCGGTGTACTTTGAGCGCTACGAAGTTCACGGCGACATGAAGAAGGTGCCAGAGGAAGTGCTGGTTTCGATTCGGAAGAACAAGGTGTGTTTGAAGGGCGGTTTGGCGACTCCGATGGGCGGTGGTGTGAGCTCCTTGAATGTGCAGCTGAGGAAAGAGCTGGATCTCTATGCTTCGCTTGTGAATTGCTTCAATCTTCCTGGATTGCCCACGCGGCACCAGAATGTGGATATAGTCGTGATTCGGGAGAATACGGAAGGCGAGTACTCGGGGCTCGAGCACGAGGTCGTTCCCGGTGTCGTGGAAAGCCTTAAG GTAATAACAAAGTTCTGTTCGGAGCGCATTGCAAAATATGCTTTTGAGTATGCATACCTAAACAACAGAAAGAAAGTGACAGCTGTGCACAAAGCAAACATTATGAAGCTTGCTGATGGTCTGTTCTTAGAATCTTGTCGAGAGGTTGCAACAAAATATCCTGGAATCAAGTACAGTGAAATTATTGTGGACAATTGCTGCATGCAGCTTGTTTCAAAGCCTGAGCAGTTCGATGTCATG GTGACACCTAATCTTTATGGCAATTTAGTGGCAAATACAGCAGCTGGTATTGCTGGTGGCACAGGAGTCATGCCAGGAG GCAATGTTGGGGCTAATCATGCTGTTTTTGAGCAAGGTGCTTCAGCAGGGAATGTGGGACATCAGAAACTAGTAGAACAAAAGAAAGCGAATCCAGTGGCCCTTCTACTATCATCTGCCATGATGCTGAGGCATCTCCAATTTCCATCATTCGCAGATCGATTAGAAACTGCTGTGAAACGTGTAATTTCAGAGGGCAAGTACAGGACAAAAGACCTTGGGGGAGACAGTAGCACCCAAGAGATCGTTGATGCAGTCATAGCAACCCTAGATTGA
- the LOC117912035 gene encoding probable serine acetyltransferase 2, with amino-acid sequence MPLLQGETPDFSASKSMEYRMEKLFPVYAMGLSKANVGGDVSLEILDSIVGDPIWDAVREEAKLEAEKEPILSSFLYASILSHDCLEQALAFVLANRLHNLTLLATQLMDIIGKVILNDRDIQRAIRLDMQAFKDRDPSCLSHCSVLLYLKGYHSLQSYRVAHALWNHGRKELALALQSRISEVFGVDIHPAAQIGEEILLDHATGVVIGETAVVGNRVSLMQGVTLGGSGKEIGDRHPKVAQGALIGASATILGNIKIGEGAMIAAGSLVLKDVPPHSMVAGIPARLIGHVHEQDPSLTMKHDATKDYFEHAMDGQSTGAMDATRNDKET; translated from the exons ATGCCTCTTCTCCAGGGAGAAACGCCGGATTTTTCTGCTTCCAAATCCATGGAGTATCGAATGGAGAAGTTGTTTCCTGTTTATGCCATGGGTCTCTCCAAGGCCAACGTGGGGGGAGATGTTTCGCTTGAAATTTTGGATTCTATTGTGGGTGACCCGATTTGGGACGCTGTGAGGGAGGAGGCCAAGTTGGAG GCGGAGAAGGAGCCAATTCTAAGTAGCTTCTTGTATGCCAGTATTTTGTCCCATGACTGTTTAGAGCAAGCATTGGCGTTTGTTCTTGCAAATCGACTTCATAACCTGACACTCTTGGCAACACAATTGATGGATATAATTGGTAAGGTGATACTGAATGATAGGGATATTCAACGTGCAATACGCCTAGATATGCAG GCATTTAAAGATAGAGATCCTTCTTGTTTGTCACATTGCTCGGTTTTGTTGTATCTTAAG GGTTATCATTCTCTGCAATCATATCGAGTAGCACATGCCTTATGGAACCATGGGCGTAAAGAGTTGGCATTAGCATTACAAAGTCGGATCAGTGAG GTTTTTGGAGTTGACATCCATCCAG CTGCACAAATTGGAGAGGAAATACTTCTGGATCATGCAACAGGCGTGGTTATAGGTGAAACTGCTGTTGTAGGAAATAGAGTTTCATTAATGCAG GGAGTAACTTTAGGAGGAAGTGGAAAAGAAATCGGTGATCGTCATCCAAAAGTTGCTCAAGGAGCACTAATTGGAGCTAGTGCGACTATACTTGGGAATATAAAAATAGGTGAAGGTGCCATGATAGCTGCTGGTTCCCTTGTATTAAAAGATGTTCCACCTCATAG CATGGTGGCAGGAATACCGGCAAGGTTGATTGGACATGTACATGAGCAAGATCCATCTCTAACTATGAAGCATG ATGCCACCAAAGACTACTTTGAACATGCTATGGATGGACAATCTACTG GGGCTATGGATGCGACAAGAAATGACAAAGAAACTTAA